TAGGCGTCTTTACTAGCAAGGGGTTGCTTTTTTAATTTATTTAAAAGAAGAGGTTTTATAAAGATGAAGCAACTATCATCTGCTGAGATTCGCGATATGTTCTTGCGATTTTTCGAAAGCAAAGGTCACAGTATCGTCCCATCACAATCATTAGTTCCTAAAGATGATCCATCATTATTGTGGATTAATTCAGGTGTCGCAACATTGAAGAAATATTTCGATGGCACTGTCATTCCTGAAAATCGCCGTATTACCAATGCCCAAAAGGCATTACGGACCAACGATATTGAAAATGTTGGACACACCGCACGCCACCATACCCTATTTGAAATGATGGGTAACTTCTCAATCGGTGATTACTTCAAAGACGAGGTCATTCCTTGGGCCTGGGAATTATTGACGAGCCCAGAATGGTATGGCCTGGATCCAGAAAAGCTGTACGTCACGGTTTATCCGGCCGACACAGTTGCCAAGGAAAAGTGGTTGGAAGTCGGTATGATCCCATCACATATTTACGAAAATGACGATAATTTCTGGGACATCGGTGAAGGACCTTCTGGACCAGACACGGAGTTGTACTACGATCGAGGCGAAGCATGGAACAACACTGAGCATCCTGAGGAAAACTACCCAGATGGGGACAATGAGCGTTTCTTGGAAATTTGGAACATCGTGTTCTCACAGTTTAACCATTTACCAGGATTGACCGATAACGCGACTTACCCAGAATTGCCACATAAAAACATTGATACTGGGTTAGGCCTTGAACGATTAGTCTCTGTCTTCCAAAATGCGCCCACTAACTTTGAAACTGACTTGTTCTTGCCAATTATCCGCAAGACAGAAGAGTTATCAGGGGCTAGGTATGGTGAAGACGCCACGCTGGATATTTCATTTAAGATTATTGCCGACCATGCCCGGTCAGTGACTTTCGCGATCGGGGATGGCGCCTTACCTTCAAATGAGGGTCGGGGTTACATTATCCGCCGTTTGTTACGACGGGCTGTTTTGCACGGCCGCAAGTTGGGGATCAATGGGCCATTTTTGAACCAATTAGTACCAGTGGTGGGTGAAATTATGCATTCATACTACCCAGAAGTGCAAGAAAATGCCGACTATATTGCATCAATTGTGACAGCTGAAGAGGCCCGTTTCAATAAGACATTGTCAGATGGGTTGTCATTGTTAGACGGCGTGATGGCTGATGCAAAGGCTCAGGATGGGATCATCGCTGGCGCTATTGCCTTCAAGATGTATGATACGTATGGTTTCCCTTACGAATTGACCGAAGAGGCTGCCACTGACGCTGGGTTAACGGTAGATCGGGCGGGCTTTGATGCCGAGATGAAAGCACAACAAGAACGGGCCCGGGCTGCCCGTGGCAATGCATCCTCAATGGGGGTTCAAAATGCCTTATTGACTGACTTAACGACCGCTTCAAAGTACGTTGGTTGGTCAGAATTGTCCGTTGAAGCCGCGCAATTGGAAAATATCATTGCTGATAATCAATTAGTTAATGTGGCTGAAACTGGTCAGGTCCAAGCCATCTTTGATATCACGCCGTTCTATGCTGAAATGGGTGGTCAAGTACCTGATAAGGGTACGGTGACGAATACCGCTGGTGACATTGTGGCAACGGTAGCTGATGTGCAAGTCGCACCAAATGGGCAACACTTGCACACATTGGATGTCCAAGGTCCTTTGAAGGTGGGTGAAACCTATCGTTTGGATGTTGATCTGGCCTATCATGCGGCTATTTCAAAGAACCACACCGCAACGCACATGCTTGACCAAGCGTTACGTAATATTTTGGGTGAACACACAACCCAAGCCGGTTCATTGGTGAATGATAAACTATTGCGTTATGACTTCACATACAACGGGGCGGTTTCAGAAGCTAAGCTCCAAGAAGTTGAAGATTTGGTCAACGCTAAAATTATCGAAAACTTGCCAATTTCATGGATTGAGACCGATATCGAGTCGGCCAAGCAACTCGGGGCCGTGGCGGTCTTCACTGAGAAATACGGTGAAAAGGTGCGTGTCGTTTCAATTGGGGACTTCAATATCGAATTTGATGGTGGCACCCATGCTAAGACGACGGCCGAGTTAGGTATGTTTAAGATCGTTTCTGAGCAAGGTACGGGTGCGGGCGTTCGTCGGATTGAGGCCGTAACTGGTCAAGGTGCCATGAATTATGTCAAGGACCATGATGCTTTGTTGAAAAATGCGGCTAGTTTGGTGAAGGCCCCACAACTCTCAGAAGTGAGCGATAAGATTGAAGCTTTGCAAGCACAACTGAAAGAGGCTGAACGGCAAGTGGCCTCATTGGAAGCTAAATTGGCTAGTCAAGCAGCTAAGTCAGCCTTCAATGATGTGAAAACCGCTGGTAACTTCACATACATTACGACTGAATTAGCGGTTGAATCAATGGATGCCTTGCGTCAAACCGCTGATAACTGGAAGCAAAACCAACCATCAGATGTTTTGGTGTTAGCCGCGAACTTGGGTGAAAAGGTCAACTTACTTGTAGCGGTGGCGCCACAGGCCATCGCGGCTGGGGTGAAAGCCGGGGATTTGATTAAAGCCATTGCCCCTGCGGTTGGTGGTGGCGGCGGTGGTCGTCCCGATATGGCCCAAGCTGGTGGTAAGAATCCGGCTGGTATTCAAGAGGCCTTTGCGCAAGCGGTTACTTGGTTGGCAGCTAAGTAGTTTATTATGACAAACCTTTCATGTAATTGGCACTTTTTATTAATTTTTTATTAAGAAATTGTTGTATAATTAGAGCCAGAGAAGGATTTGTATTTAATTTCAGAATAAGAGGGGTAGACGACATGAGTGACTCAATTGATAACACAGCCGTTTTTGACCTTGGCCGTAAGGATAACGATATCCGCCAGACATTGGAAATCGTCTACGGTGCCTTGGAAGAAAAGGGATATAATCCAATCAATCAAATTGTTGGATACATTATCTCAGGCGATCCCGCATACATTCCTCGTAATAATGATGCCCGTAATTTGATTCGCCGTTACGAACGCGATGAAATTATTGAGGCATTGGTGGAGGATTATTTAAAGAAGTGAGAATATTAGGACTAGACGTCGGTTCACGGACGGTTGGAGTGGCAGTATCCGATCCAATGGGCTGGACCGCTCAAGGAGTGGAAATTATCCGTATCAACGAAGACGAAAAAGAGTTTGGCATTGATCGGATGAAGGAATTGGTTGAACAGTTTCAACCCGCTGGCTTCCTGCTGGGGTTGCCCAAGAATATGAACAACTCGTTAGGCCCTCGTGCAGAAGCTTCCCAGGCTTATGGTGACTTGTTAAAGGCAACGTTTGGCTTGCCAATTGATTATCAAGATGAACGCTTAACCACAGTCGAAGCGGAACGCATGTTGATTGAAGAAGCTGATATTTCACGTAAAAAGCGTAAACAGGTGATCGATAAATTGGCGGCTGAGCTCATTTTGCAAAATTATCTTGATCGTAAAGGCCCCTTGTTGACCAGTGGTGGTTCAACACGCATGACTTTTGATTAATATCGAAAAGCTCAAACAAGCATCCGCTCGTTTGAGCTTTTCTGTTGCTTGCAAACTCCTCCGGAACAAGTTAAAGTTATCGGAGAAGAAAATAGAGTGGGGCCGTCATGATTAAAACGTTATACAGTAAATATCGAGAAGTTTTTTGGTACCTTGTTTTTGGGGTGCTCACGACCGTGGTGAATATCATTGTCTTTTGGGGCATGCATGAATTACAGTCACCCTATCAGGTATCTTATGTCGTGGCGTGGATTGCCGCGGTCTTATTTGCCTATATTACGAATCGCATCTGGGTTTTTGCCTCGCAAGCGCACCAAGCGAGTGCGATTATCAAAGAGATGCTGCAATTTTTTATGGCTCGTCTCGTCACGGGTTTGATTGGTTTTGGTATTTTAGCATTTGGAGTCAGCATGTTGCATCAAAGCGACTTGATTTGGAATGTGATCCAAAATGGGTTCGTGATCATTTCAAATTATATACTGAGTAAGGTGATGATTTTTAAGGCGCCAAATAATTAATTTTAAGGATGAAACCCTTCTGGTTAATAGACACCAGCGGGGTTTTATTAGATAATAGAAGCTACAGGCACCAAGGTGCTATAAAGTTAAAGATAATGAGGTTAATACCATGAATGAAGAACAAGATTTGATCACTTTGGTTGATGAAAAGGGAAAAGAGCAATTGTACGAAGTATTGTTCACTTTTGCTGAGGAGGACAAGTACAATAAAAATTATATCTTGATGTATCCCGCTGGAGCTGGGGACGAAGACGATGTTGATGTTTTGGCATTCTCATTTGATCCAAATGAAGCCGATACAGAAGGTTCTTTGGAACAAATCGAAGACGATGAAGAATGGGTGATGGTCGAAGAACATTTAAACCAATACCTAGACGAAGCGGAATAGGTCACGACATGAGCGATCAAGTAACGTTTACCTTGATAGATGATGAGACGGAAGCAGAGTTTGTCTTCACGGAACTTTTCCGATTTGTAGAAGACACGAAGTTTAATAAGACTTATATTGTGTTATATCGGGCCGTTGAAGATGATGACGATGAAATTCAAGCCTTTGCTTTTGATGAAACTTTAACGAGTGAAGCGCTTGAAAATGGGTTGTTACCAATCGAAACTGAAGAAGAGTGGGAAATGGTCGAAGAGATGATTAACACCTTTTTTGATGAGCCTGAGATGAATAGCTAATATGTTGGACGTAAACGGTGATTTTTATCACCGTTTTCTTTTTGTATCGGTTAAGGAAGATATGGTAATATTTAAGTGATTACTATGGAAAAATAGGGGGCGCGCATGAGTAAGCGAGCACGAATTATTTATAATCCCACATCAGGTCGCGAAGCAATTCGTCGTGATTTGGTGGATATTTTGAACGTCTACGAACAAGCAGGGTATGAAACCTCAGCGTTTGCCACAACTGCAGCGCCAAATTCAGCCCTGAATGAAGCGCGTCGTGCGGCACAAGCTGGCTTTGATCTTCTAGTAGCGGCCGGTGGCGATGGTACGATTAACGAAGTTGTCAACGGCATCGCGCCATTAGAAAAACGGCCGATGTTAGCGATTATCCCGGCTGGTACAACGAATGACTATGCGCGGGCATTGCGGATTCCACGGGAAGACCCGCTCGAATCAGCCAAGGTGGTGCTGCAAGGAAAGTCAGCGTTGTTGGATGTCGGTCGTGCCAATGACACTTATTTTATTAATATCGCGGCGGGTGGTTCCATTTCGGAATTAACTTACTCTGTCCCCTCTAAGCTAAAAACAATGTATGGTTACCTCGCGTATGTGGTCAAAGGTGCCGAGTTAATCACCCAAGTCAAACCAATGCACTTACATGTGAAGTACGATGATGGGGAATATAACGGGATTGCGTCAATGTTTTTCGTGGCGTTGACCAATTCAGTTGGTGGCTTTGAATCGATCGTCCCGGATGCACAGTTAGATGACGGTAAATTCACACTGTTGATTGTCAAAACAACGAAGTTACCCGAAATCATTACATTAATTACTGAAGTGTTAAATGGTGGTCGGCATATCGACGATCCAAATTTGGTGTATGTAAAAACCGAACACATTGAAATCAAGCCAACGAATGACATGCAAGTCATGATTAATTTGGACGGTGAATATGGTGGGGATGCGCCGGTGATTTTTGATAATTTTCAGCAGCACATCCGGATGGTGGCCAATGTAGATGACATGCCACCTGAATCTTTCTCGCAAGTGCTATAAAACCATGGCTTCATTAGTTCTTTTGTGCTAGTGAAGCTTATTTTATTGGGCGACGATGCGTTAGGCAAACCTGCTGTGCGTCGGCGCCAAGCATGCTAAAATAAGGGAAACAGTTTGGGAGCAGTATATGGCATATCAAGTGGATTTTAAAACAGTTGCAACGACTGGTTTTGAGGACAGCCCCTTTGCAAAACAACTCGCCGGATTACGAGCTAATGAAGCCCGTTATTTCTGGAATAAGTTTAAGGTGCCGTTCGTGGTGTACCCGATTGCTGAAAAACCAGCCCTATTTGATTGGTATCGGATGCTGATCAAAAGTGAACGCGGCTTGGAATTTGCGGCCACGCCCCTTGAAATTTCTGAGAATGTGGTTGATGTTGAAGGCAGTGGCTCAACAAGGTGGGTGCATGTTTTCTATGCTGAAGGCTTTTCGTTGAATGTCTTATATCCTTTGACACAGGCATCAAAGCGGGCAGTGGGCATCAAATTAGCTGAAGATGCCCCGGTGCCGTCCGAGCTTGAAGCATTGGGCTTCAAGTTTGCCCGTCAAAAGTCAACACTGGCTGGTACGATTCGCGGGACCTATTTTAAAATCAAAGGTGACTATGAATCTAATTAAAAAAATGCGTACCCGTATTAACACGGGCACGCATTTTTTTAATTAGATTAATGAGCAACAATGAATAGATAGACTAAGAAGATAATGGCCAAAGCCCACATCATTGGGTGCACTGACTTACCACGCTTAGTAGCTAACATTGTGATTGGGTAGACGATGAATCCCAATGCAATTCCGTCTGAGATTGAGTATGTCAAAGGCATCCCAATGACAATCAAGAAGGCAGGCGCCGCGATGGCAAAATCATCCCATTTGATATGACGTAAGTTCTCGGCCATTAAGATACCGACAACAATCAACGCAGGAGCTGTGACTTGTGAAGTCACAACGCCAAGTAATGGTGAGAAGAACAAGGCTAGTAAGAACAAAATACCTGTCCAAACTGAGGTCATTCCTGAGCGACCACCAACTGCAATACCGGCTGAAGATTCAACATAAGCAGAAGTTGGTGAAGTACCAATGACAGCCCCAACGGTCATACCAACGGCATCGGCCATCAAAGCCTTACCGGCACGAGGCATCTCGCCATCCTTCATGAAGCCAGCCTGTGTTGCCAAACCAATCATTGTACCGGCGGTGTCAAAGAAGGTCACAATAAGGAATGTCAAAACAACGGTTGCTAATTGGAATGAGTTGATATCACCAATGTGCTTGATTGACTCACCAAATGTGGGAGCCAATGAGGGTACAGTTGACACGATTGAACTTGGTAGGTCAATCAAGCCAGTTAGGATTCCCACGATTGCTGTTAAAATCATCCCAACGAAGATCGCAGCTGGTACCCGCCGTGAAATCAAAACTAGCGTCACGATGATGCCAAAAATTGATAGCAGTGAAGTACCTGATGAGAGATGGCCTAGTGAGACCATGGTGGCGTCATTCGCAACAATCAAGCCGGCGTCAGCCAAACCGATGAAGGCAATGAACAAACCAATTCCTGAGGCAATGGCTACCTTTAAGTCCTGTGGAATTAAATTGATGATGGCTTCACGAACCTTGAAGAAAGTCAAAACCAAGAAAATTAAGGCAGCGACCAAAA
This is a stretch of genomic DNA from Weissella soli. It encodes these proteins:
- a CDS encoding phage tail protein; the protein is MAYQVDFKTVATTGFEDSPFAKQLAGLRANEARYFWNKFKVPFVVYPIAEKPALFDWYRMLIKSERGLEFAATPLEISENVVDVEGSGSTRWVHVFYAEGFSLNVLYPLTQASKRAVGIKLAEDAPVPSELEALGFKFARQKSTLAGTIRGTYFKIKGDYESN
- a CDS encoding DUF1292 domain-containing protein; protein product: MNEEQDLITLVDEKGKEQLYEVLFTFAEEDKYNKNYILMYPAGAGDEDDVDVLAFSFDPNEADTEGSLEQIEDDEEWVMVEEHLNQYLDEAE
- a CDS encoding diacylglycerol kinase, which gives rise to MSKRARIIYNPTSGREAIRRDLVDILNVYEQAGYETSAFATTAAPNSALNEARRAAQAGFDLLVAAGGDGTINEVVNGIAPLEKRPMLAIIPAGTTNDYARALRIPREDPLESAKVVLQGKSALLDVGRANDTYFINIAAGGSISELTYSVPSKLKTMYGYLAYVVKGAELITQVKPMHLHVKYDDGEYNGIASMFFVALTNSVGGFESIVPDAQLDDGKFTLLIVKTTKLPEIITLITEVLNGGRHIDDPNLVYVKTEHIEIKPTNDMQVMINLDGEYGGDAPVIFDNFQQHIRMVANVDDMPPESFSQVL
- a CDS encoding IreB family regulatory phosphoprotein, whose translation is MSDSIDNTAVFDLGRKDNDIRQTLEIVYGALEEKGYNPINQIVGYIISGDPAYIPRNNDARNLIRRYERDEIIEALVEDYLKK
- the alaS gene encoding alanine--tRNA ligase; protein product: MKQLSSAEIRDMFLRFFESKGHSIVPSQSLVPKDDPSLLWINSGVATLKKYFDGTVIPENRRITNAQKALRTNDIENVGHTARHHTLFEMMGNFSIGDYFKDEVIPWAWELLTSPEWYGLDPEKLYVTVYPADTVAKEKWLEVGMIPSHIYENDDNFWDIGEGPSGPDTELYYDRGEAWNNTEHPEENYPDGDNERFLEIWNIVFSQFNHLPGLTDNATYPELPHKNIDTGLGLERLVSVFQNAPTNFETDLFLPIIRKTEELSGARYGEDATLDISFKIIADHARSVTFAIGDGALPSNEGRGYIIRRLLRRAVLHGRKLGINGPFLNQLVPVVGEIMHSYYPEVQENADYIASIVTAEEARFNKTLSDGLSLLDGVMADAKAQDGIIAGAIAFKMYDTYGFPYELTEEAATDAGLTVDRAGFDAEMKAQQERARAARGNASSMGVQNALLTDLTTASKYVGWSELSVEAAQLENIIADNQLVNVAETGQVQAIFDITPFYAEMGGQVPDKGTVTNTAGDIVATVADVQVAPNGQHLHTLDVQGPLKVGETYRLDVDLAYHAAISKNHTATHMLDQALRNILGEHTTQAGSLVNDKLLRYDFTYNGAVSEAKLQEVEDLVNAKIIENLPISWIETDIESAKQLGAVAVFTEKYGEKVRVVSIGDFNIEFDGGTHAKTTAELGMFKIVSEQGTGAGVRRIEAVTGQGAMNYVKDHDALLKNAASLVKAPQLSEVSDKIEALQAQLKEAERQVASLEAKLASQAAKSAFNDVKTAGNFTYITTELAVESMDALRQTADNWKQNQPSDVLVLAANLGEKVNLLVAVAPQAIAAGVKAGDLIKAIAPAVGGGGGGRPDMAQAGGKNPAGIQEAFAQAVTWLAAK
- the ruvX gene encoding Holliday junction resolvase RuvX, whose product is MRILGLDVGSRTVGVAVSDPMGWTAQGVEIIRINEDEKEFGIDRMKELVEQFQPAGFLLGLPKNMNNSLGPRAEASQAYGDLLKATFGLPIDYQDERLTTVEAERMLIEEADISRKKRKQVIDKLAAELILQNYLDRKGPLLTSGGSTRMTFD
- a CDS encoding DUF1292 domain-containing protein, translated to MSDQVTFTLIDDETEAEFVFTELFRFVEDTKFNKTYIVLYRAVEDDDDEIQAFAFDETLTSEALENGLLPIETEEEWEMVEEMINTFFDEPEMNS
- a CDS encoding NCS2 family permease, whose translation is MSTLARYFQFDELKTNHRTEFIAGLTTFVSMAYILFVNPSVLGAAGMDKGAVFTATGVAAAVATIFMGLVARYPIAIAPGLGVNAFFAYSVVIGMKVPWQTAMAGVLVAALIFLVLTFFKVREAIINLIPQDLKVAIASGIGLFIAFIGLADAGLIVANDATMVSLGHLSSGTSLLSIFGIIVTLVLISRRVPAAIFVGMILTAIVGILTGLIDLPSSIVSTVPSLAPTFGESIKHIGDINSFQLATVVLTFLIVTFFDTAGTMIGLATQAGFMKDGEMPRAGKALMADAVGMTVGAVIGTSPTSAYVESSAGIAVGGRSGMTSVWTGILFLLALFFSPLLGVVTSQVTAPALIVVGILMAENLRHIKWDDFAIAAPAFLIVIGMPLTYSISDGIALGFIVYPITMLATKRGKSVHPMMWALAIIFLVYLFIVAH
- a CDS encoding GtrA family protein; its protein translation is MIKTLYSKYREVFWYLVFGVLTTVVNIIVFWGMHELQSPYQVSYVVAWIAAVLFAYITNRIWVFASQAHQASAIIKEMLQFFMARLVTGLIGFGILAFGVSMLHQSDLIWNVIQNGFVIISNYILSKVMIFKAPNN